A region of the Rickettsiales bacterium Ac37b genome:
TAACTTTCCTCTAATCTCACCTTTAATGCAATTTAGCCACTTGTGAATATTCCAATTCTACAGCTGTAGCACGTCCAAAAATTGATACCAATACTTTCAGTTTAGATTTTTCAGGATCTACCTCTTCTACCACACCTACAAAAGTTTCAAATGGACCATCTATAACCTTAACCGACTCACCCGTTTCATATATCACAATATTTTTACCAGGTATAGCACCTTCTTCCATACATTTAAAAATATTAGCAACTTCTGCTTCTGTCATTTTTTTAGGCTTACCTCCAGCATCTAAAAAGCCGTACACCTTTGGTACCTTTTTTATCAAATGCCAAGTAATATCGCTCATTACCATCTTGACAATAATATATCCAGGCAAAATCTTTTTTTCTTTTAAGATCTGTCTTCTTTGCTTTACCTCTGTAGCCACCTCAACAGGAACTACAATTTGTTCAAACATCTCAGAGATATTATCTTTTTCTGCCTGATCTCTAATAGACTTAGCTACAGCCTTCTCTTGACCAGATGATACATGCACAACATACCAGAAATACTGCAGCGCTTCTGACACAACTTAACTCCTTAATCCTAATATAGTTTGTATTAAATAATGTATCAGTATATCAATAAGCAAAAAAAAGCCAGAAAAAAATACCAACATTACTATCACTACTATAGTAGAAGTTATAACTTCCTTTTTAGAAGGCCAAGAAACTTTTAAAGCTTCTTGCTTCACCTGAGATAAAAACATTCCTATTGTAACTTTCATTATATACCTAAATACAAACCAATAACTCAGTGGCAGGAGCGAAGGGACTCGAACCCCCAACCACCGGTTTTGGAGACCGATGCTCTACCAATTGAGCTACACTCCTATAAAACTATTTTTTTATTTTATTAACTAAACCAGCTCCAACAGTCCTACCACCTTCTCTGATCGCAAATCTTAACCCCTCATCCATAGCAATCGGCGCTATTAAACTTACACTCAATTTTACTGTATCACCTGGCATCACCATCTTCTTATCTTCTGGCAATTCTATAGTACCCGTAACATCCGTGGTTCTAAAATAAAATTGCGGCCTATAATTATTGAAAAATGGCGTATGTCTTCCACCCTCTTCTGCCGTTAATATATATACTTCTGTCTCAAAATCTGTATGCGGAGTAATCGTACCTGGTTTAGCCAATACTTGACCCCTCTGAACTTCCTCTCTCTTCGTACCACGCAACAATACCCCAACGTTATCACCAGCTCTACCCTCATCTAGTAGCTTACGGAACATCTCTACACCTGTACAGGTCGTCTTTAATGTCGGCTTTAAACCTACTATCTCTATCTCATCACCCGTCTTGACTATTCCTCTCTCAATCCTTCCTGTTACTACCGTCCCTCTTCCAGATATCGAAAATACATCTTCCACTGGCATCAAGAAGGCTCTATCTATATCCCTCTCAGGTTGTGGTATCGTCTCATCTACTGCCTTCATCAACTCAATAATCGCTTCTTTACCTAGCTTATTATCTGTATTCTCTAATGCCGCTAAGGCTGAGCATCTTATTATAGGTATCTTATCTCCATCAAATCCATAGGAACTCAATAATTCTCTAACTTCCATCTCAACTAATTCTAATAACTCTTCATCCTCTACCATATCTACTTTATTTAGCGCAACTACTAACGCTGGAACTCCTACCTGTCTCGCTAATAATATATGCTCTCTTGTCTGAGGCATAGGACCATCAGCTGCTGACACTACTAATATCGCTCCATCCATTTGAGCAGCTCCTGTAATCATATTCTTTACATAATCTGCGTGACCAGGACAGTCTACATGCGCATAGTGCCTATTCTTTGTTTCATACTCTACATGCGCTGTACTAATTGTTATTCCTCTTGCTCTTTCTTCTGGCGCCTTGTCTATCGAATCATATGCCGCATAGCTCGCTGAACCTATACTCGCATCTTCAGATAATACTTTTGTTATTGCTGCTGTTAATGACGTCTTACCATGATCCACGTGACCTATTGTACCTATATTACAATGCGGCTTATTTCTCTCAAATTTTGCCTTTGCCATAAAATTTACTCCTCCCAATATTAATTATTTATTATCCTAATTTTGCCTTTATTTCATCAGCCACTTGCTGAGGTACCTGATCATAATGAGAAAAAATCATAGTATACTGAGCACGACCTTGCGACATTGATCTTAAAACATTCACATAACCAAACATTTGAGCAAGAGGCACCATAGCATTAATTACCTGCGCATTTCCACGCGGTTCCATGCCCATAATTTGTCCACGCCTACTATTTAAATCACCTATAATATCTCCCATATATTCGTCAGGCGTTACCACTTCTACTTTCATAATTGGTTCTAATAATTTGGGCTGAGCCTTAACAATCCCCTCACGGAATGCGGCTTTAGCAGCTATCTCAAAAGCCAAAGTACTAGAATCTACATCATGAAAGGCTCCATCAATCAAAATAGCCTTAAAATCTATCATTGGAAATCCAGCAACTACCCCTGTTTCTTTAGCACTCATTAACCCTTTTTCAACACCTGGTATATATTCTTTTGGCACAGATCCACCTACAATTTTACTTTCAAATTGAAAATCCGAACCAGGCTCAAGAGGCTCAAATATAATTTTTACTCGCGCAAATTGACCAGCACCACCAGATTGTTTTTTATGTGTATAGTCAACTTCTGCCACCTTAGTAATCGTTTCACGATAAGCCACTTGAGGAGCACCTTTTGTTGCCTCTACTTTAAATTCTCGCTTCATCCTATCAACAATAATTTCAAGGTGTAATTCTCCCATACCTTTTAATATTGTCTGCCCACTTTCCTCATCAACAGTAGCATGTAAAGAAGGATCTTCTGCAACTAATCTGGCGAGGGCAATACCCATTCTATCACGATCAGCTACACTTTTAGGCTCTATAGCGATTTCAATCACAGGCTTAGGGAATTCCATGCGCTCTAAAATTATAGGATTAGTCGTCACACACAAACTATCTCCAGTAGTAGTAGATTTAAGACCAGCTAAAGCAACTATATCACCAGCGTACGCCTCTTTAATATCCTCCCTATTGTTAGCATGCATTAATAACATACGGCCTATACGTTCTTTTGTATCTTTATTACTATTCAATACGCTAATTCCTGCAGCTAAAACACCAGAATAAACACGCACAAAAGTTAAAGATCCTACAAATGGATCATTCACAACCTTAAATGCCAAAGCAGAAAAAGGTTCAGAGTCCTCGCTTTTTCTTTCTATAATTTCATCTAAATTATCGGGATTCACCCCTTTTACATTAGGTACATCAGCAGGACTAGGTAAAAAGTCTACAACAGCATCTAACAAAGGCTGTACACCTTTGTTTTTAAAAGCGCTACCATTAAATACTGGAAAGAATGAACCATCAATGGCTCCCTTTCTAATACATCTTTTAAGCTCTTCTTCACTAGGCTCTACACCACCCAAATAAGCTTCCATTATCTTATCATCAAATTCCACTACCATATCTAAAAGCTTTTCACGATACTCAGCAGCTTGCTCTTTTAAATTATCTGGAATGTCTTCATAATGAAAATTTGCCCCTAAATTCTCACTTTCCCAGATTATAGCTTGCATTTTTACTAAATCTACAATACCTATATATGAATCTTCTATCCCTATAGGTAATTGCATTACTATAGGTCTAGCACCTAACCTATCCTTTATCATTTCTACACAACGGAAAAAATCAGCACCAATACGATCCATTTTATTTACAAAGCATATTCGAGGCACATTATATTTATCAGCTTGCCTCCATACAGTCTCAGACTGAGGCTCTACACCTGCAACTCCATCAAATACAGCAACTGCACCATCCAATACTCGCAATGAACGCTCTACCTC
Encoded here:
- the nusG gene encoding Transcription antitermination protein NusG, with the translated sequence MSEALQYFWYVVHVSSGQEKAVAKSIRDQAEKDNISEMFEQIVVPVEVATEVKQRRQILKEKKILPGYIIVKMVMSDITWHLIKKVPKVYGFLDAGGKPKKMTEAEVANIFKCMEEGAIPGKNIVIYETGESVKVIDGPFETFVGVVEEVDPEKSKLKVLVSIFGRATAVELEYSQVAKLH
- the tufA_1 gene encoding Elongation factor Tu, with product MAKAKFERNKPHCNIGTIGHVDHGKTSLTAAITKVLSEDASIGSASYAAYDSIDKAPEERARGITISTAHVEYETKNRHYAHVDCPGHADYVKNMITGAAQMDGAILVVSAADGPMPQTREHILLARQVGVPALVVALNKVDMVEDEELLELVEMEVRELLSSYGFDGDKIPIIRCSALAALENTDNKLGKEAIIELMKAVDETIPQPERDIDRAFLMPVEDVFSISGRGTVVTGRIERGIVKTGDEIEIVGLKPTLKTTCTGVEMFRKLLDEGRAGDNVGVLLRGTKREEVQRGQVLAKPGTITPHTDFETEVYILTAEEGGRHTPFFNNYRPQFYFRTTDVTGTIELPEDKKMVMPGDTVKLSVSLIAPIAMDEGLRFAIREGGRTVGAGLVNKIKK
- the fusA gene encoding Elongation factor G, which gives rise to MVTRTTPLADVRNIGICAHIDAGKTTTTERILYYTGRSYKIGEVHEGTATMDWMPQEQERGITITSAATTCFWNNHRINIIDTPGHVDFTIEVERSLRVLDGAVAVFDGVAGVEPQSETVWRQADKYNVPRICFVNKMDRIGADFFRCVEMIKDRLGARPIVMQLPIGIEDSYIGIVDLVKMQAIIWESENLGANFHYEDIPDNLKEQAAEYREKLLDMVVEFDDKIMEAYLGGVEPSEEELKRCIRKGAIDGSFFPVFNGSAFKNKGVQPLLDAVVDFLPSPADVPNVKGVNPDNLDEIIERKSEDSEPFSALAFKVVNDPFVGSLTFVRVYSGVLAAGISVLNSNKDTKERIGRMLLMHANNREDIKEAYAGDIVALAGLKSTTTGDSLCVTTNPIILERMEFPKPVIEIAIEPKSVADRDRMGIALARLVAEDPSLHATVDEESGQTILKGMGELHLEIIVDRMKREFKVEATKGAPQVAYRETITKVAEVDYTHKKQSGGAGQFARVKIIFEPLEPGSDFQFESKIVGGSVPKEYIPGVEKGLMSAKETGVVAGFPMIDFKAILIDGAFHDVDSSTLAFEIAAKAAFREGIVKAQPKLLEPIMKVEVVTPDEYMGDIIGDLNSRRGQIMGMEPRGNAQVINAMVPLAQMFGYVNVLRSMSQGRAQYTMIFSHYDQVPQQVADEIKAKLG
- a CDS encoding preprotein translocase subunit SecE encodes the protein MKVTIGMFLSQVKQEALKVSWPSKKEVITSTIVVIVMLVFFSGFFLLIDILIHYLIQTILGLRS